Sequence from the Brachionichthys hirsutus isolate HB-005 chromosome 4, CSIRO-AGI_Bhir_v1, whole genome shotgun sequence genome:
TTCCACATTTTGCCCTCACGAGGGCAGCACTGGTTCACTCTGTGCTTTGTGTCCTTTTGTAATTTTAAAGCCTGTTTCAAAGACAATGACAAGAAACCACTTGACAGATcacattcctcttcctctcaggtatttgtttttcttacaCTTGctgcctttcttcctctccggcATACTCTTCTTCTATTCCACGTATTTCCTCATAGCGCCAGCCCTGCCTTTTGTCCATTTGTCATCCGACTATCTTCTGTCTGAAAATTGATCTCCATTTCTTTGGAATCCCCTAGACTGACAAGTTTCCATGTGTTGGTTGGCCCTGCTCTGATCCAGTTCTTTATTCCTGTAAGTCATGGGTGGGgttaaaatataacattttaactttgaaaacccaatttacggattcagaaatGAGTTAAAAATGCACTtaaactccaattcacttttacttttcatgtttggtgcataaagataccaagaacaatttatgaACTGATGacgatccggatcaccgtgtagatgtgtaaatctaatttagaagagaatgagctgcttggcgaaggtctgcgctctcaaAGTGCTTTTCTCGTGATACGTATAAAAGTTCTCATAACCAAATATTCAAACACTGAATAATGATCTGTAAAATAATGGGCGACGACTCATTCAGATATTCTGCGGACATGCTTCGTGAttgcaaatgtgcaaaataaacaacattatATAATACTTATTTTATCTTATGTGCTGTTAGTTCCCTTTTATTAGAGGTAGACATAACAATCGCAAGTAGGTCTCAAGTAAAAAAATGAGGAACAACAATGAGGAACAACAATGCAGATCTGAAATAGAAAGCAGGATGACGACCTGCCCAACAAGATCGGTCATGTGAGCGAACTAGAGGAGGCGCAACCTGGGTTGAACAGTATATTAGTTTGTCATATCTTAATGACAGAACAATCATGAAGGCAGCAGTGAGTCTCCTGGTTCTCTTTGTTCTTCGCTCTTTCCCTCTCAGCCACTCCACCAACGGGCTCCGGCAATGTCAAACCTCCACCAACTTAGCACTGGAAGTGTTGCCCGGCGGAGGCTGGGACAACCTCAGGAACATGGATGCGGGTCGAGTGATGAACTTTAGCTATTTCCAGTGCCGAACCACCGAGGACAACATGTACCTCATCCCAGATGAGGTATTTGTCATTGCGCGCAAGGAGACAGGACTGGAGACAAATTCAGAGATAATTAGTTCCTGGTTAGAACAGAAAAGCTCCACATCGCACACCATTAATGCGGACCTGTCCTTCCTCTCGCTGCTGAATGGTAAATTTTCTACAGAGAACCAGAGGATGAAGACCCATCAGGTCAAAGACTCTTCAGTTACCAGCAGAGTGCAAGTgagtttttaattattttattttaaatagtttggatgaataaaataaaaagttcataAATCTGTTTTGATATGCAATCTGAAATATTTCGCTATTTTGCTTTGGATTACTTAAAAATGTTAAGTGGCTATAAGCATTTTACCGGATATGGCGAACAGTAAGCATCACTTTTCTATCAGGAGTTCCTGAAGCAAAcgagtaaaataaattaaacataatTGAACCGAATTAAGTATTGCAGATGCTAATAAAAGTCATGTTATCTTTTTCTCTCAAAGGTTCGTAACTTAATCTACACAGTTAAAGTCAATCCAGATTTCTCTCTGGACGCGCGCTTTGTTCAACAAGCAAAAGAGATAGCGGATGCAATTGTTAACAACCAAACAAAGAATGCAGAATATCTCTCAGAGAAGATGGTTTTGGACTACGGAACCCATGTCATCACCAGTGTTGATGCCGGGGCTACTTTGGTGCAAGAAGACTATCTCAGTTCCTCATACGTGTCAGAGAATCAAAGCTCCGCCATTAAAGCAGAAGCAGGCCTCAACTTTTTTGACAAACTCAAGTTTGACATAAGTGGCCAGGCGACTCAGACGAGCTCATCTCTTCAAGCCTATCAGTCCAACATTCAGTACTCTCTTGTCCAAAGCCATGGTAGCACCCCTTTCTATCCTGGAATCACTCTGAAGAACTGGCAGGAAAGCATCAGGAACAACCTGGTTGCTATTGATCGGTCAGGTTTTCCTCTACATTACTTTATAAATGCCAATACCTTTCCTGATTTGCCACAGCCTACAGTTGGAAAAGTGGCTCTTGAGGTGAGTGAGGCCATAGGGCGATACTATAAGATCAACACGAGGCCTGGATGTGTTGATGTAAACTCCAAGAACTTCAACTTCCAAGCTAACTTTAATGATGAATCCTGTGAGGGGGCATCTGCAAACCTTAGTTTTGGTGGTATCTACCAAGAATGCGTTAAACTCACTACAGATGCAGATCCACTATGCGATGCCCTCACACATAAAAACCCTGCAACCGGTGAGCTCTCTTGTCATTCGCCATACTCTCCAACTTTACTGAGATCAGAGACCAGACAGGAGGGTTACAGTTCATACGATTGTTATGACCAAAGCTATCGTTGTGGAGTTTTGCATATTTCACATTGCCACCGTCAAGTGTGTCAAGACAACTTCCATGTCCGATCTGCTCGCGTCAACACCTACTGGTGCTCTGTAACCACAGAGAGCCCACAAAACTCAGGGTATTTGTTTGGAGGCATATACAGCCCTTCTCTTTTGAACCCCATCACCAATGCCAAAAGCTGCCCCCCAAATTTTATTCCATTGAAATTTCTGTCAGATGGCCAAGTGATCTGTGTGAGCGACGACTACGAAGCTGGTACCAAATACGCTGTAAAATTTGGAGGCCTCTTCAGTTGCGAGTCAAGCAACCCGCTGGCTGGGTCCCAACATCGCTGCCCTCCCGAGTTCAGTCAGCATCTCGCATCAGTGAGTGATGGGTGCGAAATTCTTTACTGTGTCCAATCCGGAGTGTTCACAGGTGGACAGCTACTCCCAGTCAATCTGCCTCCTTTCACGATTCCTCCACTTGTCAGCACGCAATATATGAACACAGTAATGGTGACAAGTGAAGGAGGAAAAAACTGGATCAGAGCAGGGCCAACCAACACATGGAAACTCGTCGGTCTAGAGGATTCCAAAGAAATGGAGAGCAATTTTCCGATGGAAGATAGTCGGATGACAAATGGACAAAAGACAGGGCTGGCAATTGGAGTGATGTGCATGGTGGCGGTGCTGGTCATTGTAGCAGTGcttgtggtgaagaagaggaggaggctttTTGGGTTTCGGAGAAACGCGGGCTATGAGGAAATAAGTGGAATGGAAGAAGAGTAtgccagagaggaggaaaggcaGCAAGtgtaagaaaaacaaatacctgagaggaagaggaatgtgATCTGTCAAGTGGTTTCTTGTCATTGTCTTTAAAGCAGGCTTTAAAATTACAAATGGACACAAAGCACAAAGAGCCGCAGTGAACCAGTGCTGTCCTCGTGAGGCCAATATGTGGAATGtcaatgaaaaaagaattaaccatgaaaagaaaaatgatttaTAAATGTGTGTTGATTAAATTGTTCTGCACTGCAAAACACCTCTAATAAAATACTCCTAATTATTTACGGCTTTTTCTTTAAGTAGgacagcacggtggcacagtgggtagcaccTTGCTGCTCCTAATTATGAACGCAAGTACGATTTTGATGAAGGATTAATAGATTCAGTCCTTTTTCAAGCAACAATGTCAAACCTTTGCTGGTCTAGATGATTACATTTAAGGACCTGTTGCTATAGATAATTAAAACAGTGAGTTTGGGACTGTTGTGGAAATTGTGGAAAATCATGAGCAtttctaatatttatttttggataACGAATAGACTAACCCATTAATTGCTAAAATATCAGACAAATTAGTTGACTGTAAAAATAATGAGTTGATGACCCGAATGTGGAGCCTTTGACCTGCTCCTCCGGTTGGGAGGAGATGGTTAGCATTATCCAAAGATAAAATAGATCAATAAATAGAACTTAATGGAAAATCAGAATTTTCAATAATATGTTTTGCAAATGCTCGAAATAAGGTTTCCAAAAAATTTGATGGTGTCATTGCATTTGGCAGCTCTGAGTAAAGCGACATCATCTTGGTGACATCATCGCCAGAGTTTATGCTATGCATTTCTATGCCGTTATAAAACACTGGATGATCTGCTGATACATTTTGTTACACTGTGAGGAACGGGACATGATTTTGTTTTGCCCCGTCTAATCTATCATCAGAGTGCTTACGAGAGTACTCCATGTTTTATTAATgcatattaaaacacatttcatgtcTCCACAATCCACGATAAAGGGGTTTCATGAACAAATAAATCAGATGCTGAAGTGCACTTGCTCTTGGAAAACATCCTTGCATCTGTAAAGGTGGTATCAGGACACACAATCGTCCCCCAAATAAAACGGCCAATCTTCCTCTGAGTCTACAGGAATGCAATCTTTTGCACAGAGTACAAGAGTTTGCTGATAAACCCACATCATTCCACCCATACCCATAAATAGCCATTGCCAGTGCTGACCCCACAGTGTTGACAAGGTTATCACTACACAGACAGGCTGGCtcagataaaaacacacacatccacccCAACACACACGAACTTCATAGAAGCGCTGTAAACTCAAGTGCACATACGTACACACACATTGCCATTTCTCGTACACAGTGCTCACACGAGTGCGCATCTTTCCTCTCATGAATGTACAGCAATCTCCCTcccccacatgcacacactaaTACACAGCTGTCAGGGATTCATAGAGCCGGGGCATGAACATCAAAACAAACCCACTCATGCTGAGGAAATTGTTAGGGCattgagggagagagagagagagagagagagaggaagaggggtgGAAACGGCCTTGAAGCAGAAAAACGCCCTCCTCGTCCTTTTTCATAAAGCAGCGGACGGATAGAAGTGTGCACGCAGTAGGCTTTCAGTGCAAAGCCAAAACCCTCTCAACTGGGAATTCATTTCCAGCAGGATCAAGTTCAGCCAGTTTGTGAGTCATCGTTTATGATCAAAGAGGTCAGCAAAGCGAGGGAGGCACgccaattttatttttctcagcaGTCGGAATCTAGTGAGAGCTACACCCTAACAACTCCTtcaagaagacaaagacacaatctgaaaaaacagaaaaaaaccaTCCAAGGTAAGCAAATCTGTCTTCTTGTCTGATGTGCtagcttttaaaatgttcatgGCAGGATTAGTCCAATATATTGAGAAGAGGGGATTAAAAGCTTATACAAGTTTAATATGTCAACATTCATCTTTTATTGTTAGATTCCCATCATCCCTGCAGTCAACGCATTAGTAAACCGGAAGGCAAATAATGTGACTTACTATTTGCCTGTTGTTCATTCAGGTTACCATGCCAGCCTCAGAATATCAGTGGAGCCACTATGTCCTGTTTACCTTGGCTTCACTGGGTATGTTGGAGGTCTGCAGTGCCGGGGACTGTAAGACTGGATCAGAGTCAGAGTGTGAGAAGGCTCCTTTTGTCCCGGGCCACAACCTCGCAGGGGAAGGTTTTAATGTGGTGCGGATGCGTCGAACTGGGGCGTATGTCATCAATGTCAAAGGTCATTTAGTTGACAACCACACCTGCACACTGTGTCAAAACCCTTTCCAAGAACAGGTGAAAAACGTTGACCTTATTTCTATTATCTCTTTTAGTAGTGTCCTCCGCCTGTCTAAATGTCTACTTGTTTTTATCCAAGCTATTTTTCCTTaaccatcccccccccccccccacctgtatCCCAAAGATTCAGAAGCTCCCAGCAGCAGTGGTTGATTGGCGTCCCATCAGCCGCTGCAGCAAGCAGCTTTCCAGTGCCCTCCACCACTCCGTGGAATCACTGGTGCACAGCTCCACCTCCCTGCTCAACAACGACTGGGGTCTGGGTTTGAGTTTGGAGAATATCGGCAGTGCAGTGTTGGAAGGAAGCCAATCGGACTTGGCTAAATTTGCTCGTTCAGGTCACAGTGTAGGCAAGGCTATTTTTGCCTTACATGAAATCAGCTGCGCCTGCTACAGGTAAAGAGAACTGACGTTTTATAACTTCGGACATATTACAACCTTTTAGGAACATTTGCATATTCAATGTAACCAATTATGGATATTATCAGAAGAAAGCCCTCATCAATAATCAATTAAAACCCAGATATTAAAActtagatatttaaaaaaaaagattgtttgaAGAGGATGGGAAACATGAAATTAAGTTGCAACATCTTGATTTTGAACGTTTAGAACATCGTGTTATAGGTGGAGTCTGTATTcctttgtttgtgttctttagCTACAGGCTGGCTGATCGTTCTCAGCTGAGTGCCGAGTTCACAAGACATCTGAAGAGACTCCCGCAGACTTTTAACACAAGCCAGGACAAAGCCCAATACAGACGACTGATAGAAACCTACGGGACTCACTACATCAACCAGGTCAGGGGCTGACGCCGTGTCTTTCTACCCTCCATACTCAGTAGTGTCGGGCAATCATTGTGAACCTCATGTCAGAGCCGATGGAGGCTTcagtctgtctttgtctctcccGTAGGTCAAGCTGGGCGGTAGGGTGAGGCTAGTCACTGCCTTCAGGACTTGCCTGACCACTCTGACGGGCTTGTCTGAGTCAGTGGTCAAAAACTGCCTAAACGTTAAACTCCAAATGGATCTAGGCTTCCTCCCTATCAATGCATCCTTCTCCAACATCTGTGACACCCTGCTGAACGGTAACATGAGCACGGGCTTCTACCGAAGCTTTATGTCTCATAACGTTGAGATTATCGGGGGGGAGCAGTACTTTCCCAACGCCCTCTACCT
This genomic interval carries:
- the mpeg1.1 gene encoding macrophage expressed 1, tandem duplicate 1, yielding MKAAVSLLVLFVLRSFPLSHSTNGLRQCQTSTNLALEVLPGGGWDNLRNMDAGRVMNFSYFQCRTTEDNMYLIPDEVFVIARKETGLETNSEIISSWLEQKSSTSHTINADLSFLSLLNGKFSTENQRMKTHQVKDSSVTSRVQVRNLIYTVKVNPDFSLDARFVQQAKEIADAIVNNQTKNAEYLSEKMVLDYGTHVITSVDAGATLVQEDYLSSSYVSENQSSAIKAEAGLNFFDKLKFDISGQATQTSSSLQAYQSNIQYSLVQSHGSTPFYPGITLKNWQESIRNNLVAIDRSGFPLHYFINANTFPDLPQPTVGKVALEVSEAIGRYYKINTRPGCVDVNSKNFNFQANFNDESCEGASANLSFGGIYQECVKLTTDADPLCDALTHKNPATGELSCHSPYSPTLLRSETRQEGYSSYDCYDQSYRCGVLHISHCHRQVCQDNFHVRSARVNTYWCSVTTESPQNSGYLFGGIYSPSLLNPITNAKSCPPNFIPLKFLSDGQVICVSDDYEAGTKYAVKFGGLFSCESSNPLAGSQHRCPPEFSQHLASVSDGCEILYCVQSGVFTGGQLLPVNLPPFTIPPLVSTQYMNTVMVTSEGGKNWIRAGPTNTWKLVGLEDSKEMESNFPMEDSRMTNGQKTGLAIGVMCMVAVLVIVAVLVVKKRRRLFGFRRNAGYEEISGMEEEYAREEERQQV
- the prf1.5 gene encoding perforin 1.5, with translation MPASEYQWSHYVLFTLASLGMLEVCSAGDCKTGSESECEKAPFVPGHNLAGEGFNVVRMRRTGAYVINVKGHLVDNHTCTLCQNPFQEQIQKLPAAVVDWRPISRCSKQLSSALHHSVESLVHSSTSLLNNDWGLGLSLENIGSAVLEGSQSDLAKFARSGHSVGKAIFALHEISCACYSYRLADRSQLSAEFTRHLKRLPQTFNTSQDKAQYRRLIETYGTHYINQVKLGGRVRLVTAFRTCLTTLTGLSESVVKNCLNVKLQMDLGFLPINASFSNICDTLLNGNMSTGFYRSFMSHNVEIIGGEQYFPNALYLQEPSEIYDGWMKRVHNVPDVVSYGILPLHHLVEDPQISANLRSIVTEHIQASQLIEDHSAMKNCSPTPNLDYNCCPLRAGRGTLRLAIHRASGLKADTFTKTDAYVKIFYHDIYEETETVRDDDNPVWNATYDFGSVEVGQELRMEIWDRDVLYNDLAGTCFIFPERGTRSVSCRLNRGVLYYTYTIKCDAHLTGFRCGRYSPTA